TGCTAACGAAAGGGAGATATTCATGCTAAATATAGTTTAAAAGTATTATAAAATATTCAACATAAGCATCTGCTGCTTGTCTGTTTGCTAAATGAGTGCACTCTAGATTGATTATGGGCTGTTTCTTAATTCCAAATGTGATTAATGAtttctgtttttccttttttttgcagGTGTTAAAACCTGACTTACAATGGAAAAACTGCTGGTCCTCTCGTTCGTCATTGGAATGGCAGTGAAGGCCCAAACTTGTCCAAAGCGCTGTTCGTGTCAAGTGTTATCGCCCAACCTTGCCACCCTCTGTGCCAAAAAAGGGCTCCTCTTCGTCCCGCCGAACATCGACCGCCACACCGTGGAACTCCGCCTGGCCGACAACTTTGTCACCAGCATCAAGCGGAAAGACTTTGCCAACATGACCCGGCTGGTGGACCTGACACTGTCGCGGAACACCATCAGCTACATTACGCCGCACGCGTTCGCCGACCTGGAAAACCTGCGCGCCCTGCACCTGAACAGCAACCGGCTGACGCGCATCGCCAACGACACCTTCAGCGGCATGTCCAAGCTGCACCACCTCATCCTCAACAACAACCAGCTCATGCTCATCAGTCTGGGGGCGTTCAACGACCTCCTggcgctggaggagctggatcTCTCCTACAACAACCTGGAGAGCATCCCCTGGGAGGCCATCCAGAGGATGATCAGCCTCCACACGCTCAGTCTAGACCACAACATGATCGAATACATTCCCGAGGGCACCTTCTCGCTGCTGCAGAAGCTCAACCGGCTGGACGTCACGTCCAACAAGCTCCAGAAGCTGCCGCCGGACCCACTCTTTCAGCGAGCGCAGGTGCTGGCCACGTCGGGCATGAGCAGCCCGACGATGTTCGCGCTCAGCTTCGGCGGCAACCCGCTGCACTGCAACTGCGAGCTGCTGTGGCTGCGGCGGCTGAGCCGCGAGGACGACCTAGAGACGTGCGCGTCGCCCACCCACCTCTCCGGGCGGTACTTCTGGTCCATCCCCGAGGAGGAGTTCCTGTGCGAGCCACCGCTCATTATTAGCCACTCGCCCGAGATGCGCGTGTTGGAGGGCCAGCAGGTGGCGCTGAGGTGCAAGGCCCGCGGCGACCCCGTGCCCGCCATCCACTGGATCTCCCCGGAGGGGAAGCTGGTGTCCAACACCTCGCGCACCGTGGTCTACGCCAACGGCACGCTgcacatcaccatcaccaccgtCAAGGACACGGGCTCGTTCACCTGCATCTCGTCCAACCCGGCCGGCGAGGCGCATCAGACCGTGGAGCTGATGATCATCAAGCTGCCGCACATCACCAACAGCACCAACAACATCCAGGAGTCCGACCCCGGCTCCTCGgacatctccacctccaccagggCTGGGGCCAACGGCAGCAACCAGACGGCCGACGTCAAGACCAGCCCGGACAAGAGGGTGGTCATAGCGGAGGCCACGTCCTCCACTGCCCTGATCAAGTTCAATTTCCAGAGGAATATCCCTGGCATCCGCATGTTTCAGATCCAGTACAATGGCACATACGACGACTCTCTGGTTTACAGGTACGATGGTAATATCAGTTTTTAGGTTTTAAAATGACTTCAGTAGTTTTCAAAATCTAAATGGCTATTAAATGCCACTAACTATAAGGTTTTGAACCGGTACCACTGATGACTGTTGAGCTGAAGCTGTGTGAGATGACATTTCATAAATCTGGCCATTCAGGCTCTAGTGGCACAGAGTGCCCATATGAGTGTTCTTTTAAAAGAAAGCCAATAGACACAATTAGCTTACCTAACAAGCAGAACTCGTTGCGGTTGCCAAACAGTTTCAGAATGACCGAGGCCTTTGTCCGAATAATGACTCTGTGCCAAGGGAGTTATACAACGACCATACTATGGgatttcacacatacacgcatacaaacctgcagagaaacacacacacacacacacacacacacacacacacacacacacacacacataggcacacatgcaccccctcacacacacacacacacacacacacacacacacacatatgcattggcacacacacagagtatgtacAATACACAAAGtatgaatacatttaatttcCAGATAGAAAATGATTCTGATGCTGCATCTtccaaaagaagaaagaaagagcaaaagTAGGGTTGGAAGAGGCACACATCCTGCCATCTCTGAGACACTGAGGGGTGATGGGCCTTTTTGTTTTAGAAGGCATCCAAGCTCGAACTCCTCAATAACTCCACGACACTTACACCAGTAGATTCTCTCGCTACTAACAATTAACAGTGAGAGGAGCCAAatggaaaagacagaaagtaTACCGCCTCTGAGTAACTTAATGAATGAATCCATCACTTTTTGTGTTTATCTAATGAAGAGGTGGGGATCAATCTTAACGGCCTTGGTAGACGAAGGCGACGGGAGGAAATCAATCCTTTCTCCGAGGTCCCACACAAAGTCTGGCTTTGAAGGGCCTCCTTTGAGAGTGAtagttgtgtgtggttgattcCCCTCAGCTGAGTCGGCAGTCAGTTTCCAATTCAACTTCAACCCTCGGTGTATTCTTTTATTTGTAGTGGGAAATGTTTACATCCTTGAAAGTATTGACAAAGAGTTCACAGGCGCTTTACGAGCAGTAGAATGCAGTGATGGGCAAATCACATTATTATAGTCTAGTGCAGGGGTCCCCGAACCTTCTCTTAGGAGGGCCAGATCCCTCTGCCTGGCTCTTTGGGAGGGCCGGAGTATGTCAGTAACAGGAAATAGAACTGTGGACAACAACAGGTCTACCCTAGTTGAATATTAACACATTACACCAAATGATATAGTTCAATCTGTTTATATGCCATTGTTAGCTGGGTTTATTGTACATTGCCACGGTACACTGTCAAAGTTGTATACATAATAGGGAAGTaacaagaatatatatatacatatatacatgtatatatatatatattactagtTTAGTGCAAGTAGTGTAGGATTAGGAAAAGAGTTGAAAATCAGCGAAATTGGAAAATCTGTAGGAATACAACATtttaacaaagaaaaaacagttattattattataattataattattattattattattattattaataataataataataatgcttaATCAATACAACCATTATAATCATTATAATCATATAATCATTACTATATTAGGTCAATATTCAGGAGTAAATAATAATAGTTCAGTATTAGCATATCTCTATCTATGCTATTTACAAAACAGTCCCATACAGTCATATATGACTAGCCAGAAATGAACGAATTACAAAGGCTATCGTTTAAAGTAGCTAGCTAATGATAATTGTTTCAAAACTCTGATGTACGTATTAAGAACAATAGGTAATCTTTGGGATCACCATGTTTGCAGCCTGCTGGAAGAGAAGACATTGGTACTGTGTATCAAAAGGGTgtgtcacctccctctctttgctaAGTGCTTGAGTTATGTTTACAatggcaaggcaagtttatttataaagcacatttcatacacagaggaaattcaatgtgctttacataaagaaaagcaaaaggaaaatccaaaggaaaaataacaacaaagtgaaaaatatataatttaaactattaaaatgaaatgataaAACATCATATCATCATAAAGAAAGTACAAAGTCCATCAAGTAGTAATTAAAAGAGAGTAATATAATGAAATCAGTGATCAGTGATATAATTACAAGTGAGGTGCAGTAGGAGCTAAATCATAggcacatgaaaagagaaatgtttttaacttAAATTTAAACATTTctacatttggggcacatctaCGATCTTCTGATAGTTTGTTCTATTTGTATGCAGCATAACAGCTCAATGCTGCTTCACCCTACTCAgtttatattctttaaacatATCACAGATGTGTTCAGGGCCTTAACCATTCAGTAATTTATAGACGTATGGCAGCACTTTAAAGTCTATTCTGTAactaactggaagccagtgtaaatattttagaactggagtaatgtgctctgttctctgGGTCTTGGATAAAACACTTGCAGCAGTattttgaatgagctgcagctgtttaacGGTCTTTTTGGGCAGACAAATTGGGCTACAATTGTGTACCCTTTTATTATACCGAGAAAGGTGAACCAATGATGgtagaaacagtcattttctacagcttCCTTACAGTTAttaaggtaaacagacacaggtctatgtCTGTAGGGATTCTTTCCATGCTGTCAggcacttataataacattatgagcctgtcggTGGCAAAAAGAAGCGGTTGACTTTGACGCAGAGGCTTAccccataggattacattgtatagaaaagaagaaaaggaaaagggagTTGTTTCATGCATACCAAAAAGCATTCTTTAGGAGAATTTTCAAATAGGTTGAGCTCTTGCATGGTGACTGCACAGACGTGTGAAAATCAAAGGGTTCTactgtgtgtcttgagatgaaaGTATGTGCGCCaccggaagaaaaaaaaggatataaatatacatgcaaATATGCCTGCAAATGAGCGCCACAGAGAGATTTCCCATTAAGGATGAGCAGAGTAGTTGAGATGTGATGAGAAATATATAGAAGAAATAAAGCAGAACATAGCTTGAGCACATATGAAGAGAGCATCATTTCtatatgtattcatttttgCCCCTCCGCCATCATCAACTTAATGCATGCAGCGCAAATGGGTGCGATCCCTTACATTTCAAGCTAAGTAGCCTATAGGGTCAGTTTGCCAGCCACAGACCATGGTGTTAAATATGGagaaaaacaaccacacacaagcaGTTAGTCTGAGCGGGATAATGCAGAGAGTGAACTTGTGATAGTGATTTCCCATATTGCCTAGTAGAGGTGCACAGTGACATTATTATCTTTATCAGTGTCTGTTCAATCAACATAattatctgtgtctgtatctaaATTCAGATAGAATGCCAGAAGTGAGCGTGGTTTAAACCGGACATCGCGTAAAATCGGGCAAATGCTGTATTGTCTAAACTAATAGGCCTATTCATTGGCAATGCAATTGTTCTGCTTTCAAACCATGAAATTGATCGGATATTGGCATAtaattaattatgaaatatatttccacattctcatactgtacttttcatctctctctttattttttatcCCCCTGCTTATCCCTTTGTCATTATATACTTTTTTTCATTCCC
Above is a window of Clupea harengus chromosome 14, Ch_v2.0.2, whole genome shotgun sequence DNA encoding:
- the lrfn5a gene encoding leucine-rich repeat and fibronectin type-III domain-containing protein 5; its protein translation is MEKLLVLSFVIGMAVKAQTCPKRCSCQVLSPNLATLCAKKGLLFVPPNIDRHTVELRLADNFVTSIKRKDFANMTRLVDLTLSRNTISYITPHAFADLENLRALHLNSNRLTRIANDTFSGMSKLHHLILNNNQLMLISLGAFNDLLALEELDLSYNNLESIPWEAIQRMISLHTLSLDHNMIEYIPEGTFSLLQKLNRLDVTSNKLQKLPPDPLFQRAQVLATSGMSSPTMFALSFGGNPLHCNCELLWLRRLSREDDLETCASPTHLSGRYFWSIPEEEFLCEPPLIISHSPEMRVLEGQQVALRCKARGDPVPAIHWISPEGKLVSNTSRTVVYANGTLHITITTVKDTGSFTCISSNPAGEAHQTVELMIIKLPHITNSTNNIQESDPGSSDISTSTRAGANGSNQTADVKTSPDKRVVIAEATSSTALIKFNFQRNIPGIRMFQIQYNGTYDDSLVYRMIPPTSKNFLVNNLAAGTQYDLCVLAIYDDGMTSLTATRVVGCVQFTTESEYLRCHFMQSQFLGGTMIIIIGGIIVASVLVFIIILMIRYKVCNSSDSAKGRMVTTNVHSQTNGAQSQGCTVTPSVSKQAMGGKDGGGSDGGGGGGAGGSQKGPPPDTLTHSSETTSLAECSTATSQFSQGWTTAGSSGTLKSKRKGAAPKPAGTPGQASSGAAKSPEPQIEVLLNAETQNTNRNNSTALQQPPMVHFVAAPAPGPSHPPPQLPPARFKDTPILRRVHQRPSGSKYLTLPVEGTRAKRRYSLNEDLSKHHCYIGSTKFSSVWSAKRSLSMNGMLLQLENPDLEGGKATHSSAEWILESTV